The following are encoded together in the Plasmodium malariae genome assembly, chromosome: 1 genome:
- the PmUG01_01021900 gene encoding conserved Plasmodium protein, unknown function — translation MNYAPFRNINLHCYRNGNGKKSYKRMLNISSIESIHNIRDVRNISKYGYVTSITRLTKNTSAPICKKCNYVSNTCCSGKYSIVGVSLVRYVPISTTSNNNGSSSSRSVEKKRAPDQSVEDKEGSSNNLSAIINVSEKREPNNSNSSNINANTEANTAYSNKEAKGENNFIFEEGKKKRSKMKIIGYVLTTLACSYIIYKVYKNDMNLSKAEESIIKDLVNLIYTYEEKMSIQNSKFVTCLSENLNKQIAMYFLQLDADKNSGFLINDAVNFLSELNIREDNTIVKNFIKNGNGKTTELKKLSGCSLQQFAELIENLILVNKTKNENDQGNDKSYTLQKNGSFYINILQQYLNIFVNFYRTTNLYLFFQMKKNNSSHNEEKLDNLEIQILDKLVKYNEKYVDKKNLSLDYLLSKEELNNLRKNNISKRKDEEKELLLIEKKKLEEKIQLLLHVQLKKNLTETEIKRLHDLKTKLRNIKYTIKKEELKRYFC, via the coding sequence ATGAATTATGCACcttttagaaatataaatttacattgTTATAGAAATGGAAATGGCAAGAAATCCTACAAAAGGATGTTGAACATTAGCTCAATCGAAAGCATCCATAACATTAGAGACGTTAGAAATATAAGCAAATATGGTTACGTTACATCCATAACAAGGTTAACTAAGAATACCAGTGCTCCAATTTGTAAGAAGTGCAACTATGTTAGTAACACCTGCTGCAGTGGCAAGTACTCAATTGTGGGGGTCTCACTCGTAAGGTACGTACCCATTTCCACGACTAGTAATAACAACggtagtagtagcagtagaAGTGTTGAGAAAAAGAGGGCCCCCGACCAAAGCGTCGAAGATAAAGAAGGAAGCTCTAATAACTTGAGCGCTATTATTAACGTCAGTGAAAAAAGGGAAccaaataatagtaacagcAGTAATATAAATGCAAATACAGAGGCTAACACTGCTTACTCAAATAAAGAGGCTAAGGgggaaaataattttatctttgaggagggaaaaaagaagcgttctaaaatgaaaataataggaTATGTCCTCACCACTCTTGcctgttcatatataatttataaagtGTACAAAAACGATATGAATTTATCCAAAGCAGAAGAgagtataataaaagatttGGTTAATTTGATCTATacatatgaagaaaaaatgagTATTCAGAATTCTAAATTTGTTACTTGTTTGAgtgaaaatttaaacaaGCAAATTGCCATGTATTTCCTTCAGTTAGATGCAGATAAGAATTCGGGTTTTCTTATTAATGATGctgttaattttttgtcAGAGTTAAATATAAGGGAGGACAATacaattgtaaaaaattttattaaaaatggaaatggcAAAACAAcggaattaaaaaaactatCAGGATGTTCATTACAACAATTTGCAgaattaatagaaaatttaatattagtaaataaaacaaaaaatgaaaatgaccAGGGGAACGATAAATCATATACTCTGCAAAAGAACGGAAGTTTTTACATTAACATTTTACaacaatatttaaatatatttgttaatttttatagaacaacaaatttatatttgttttttcaaatgaaaaaaaataattcttcaCATAATGAAGAAAAGTTAGATAATTTGGAAATTCAAATATTGGACAAACTAGtcaaatataatgaaaaatatgtggacaaaaaaaatttatctctagattatttattaagtaaAGAGGAGCTGAATAAtcttagaaaaaataatatatcaaaaagaaaagatgaagaaaaagaattattattaattgaaaaaaaaaaacttgaagaaaaaatacagCTACTTCTTCACGtacagttaaaaaaaaatctaacAGAAACGGAAATTAAAAGGTTACATGATTTGAAGACCAAGTTAcgaaatattaaatacacTATAAAGAAGGAGGAACTGAAGAGGTATTTTTGCTGA